From the genome of Parasteatoda tepidariorum isolate YZ-2023 chromosome X1, CAS_Ptep_4.0, whole genome shotgun sequence, one region includes:
- the LOC107445932 gene encoding YEATS domain-containing protein 4 — protein sequence MESKPTVPLTVHQKTPAAKASGQNSKLNAEQEAGGRLKGVQVVKPIVYGNVAWYLGEKRQEDGHTHQWNVYLKAYDHEDMSVYVKRVHFKLHESYADPNRVCHAPPYGVTETGWGEFEVVIKIFFQDSNERPVTIYHFLKLFDREKDGNVKNTTVPVNSEFYDELVFCDPTVKMHRLLSHPKLSTPEQQHNTDYEGKKVQDLQKVLTAKKKVKQEIDELKTRLAEAKENILKLKSNVSS from the coding sequence ATGGAAAGTAAACCAACTGTGCCACTTACTGTCCATCAAAAAACTCCAGCTGCAAAAGCTAGTGGACAAAACAGTAAGCTTAATGCTGAACAAGAAGCCGGTGGACGATTGAAAGGTGTTCAAGTCGTAAAACCTATTGTGTACGGCAACGTTGCTTGGTATTTGGGTGAAAAACGGCAGGAAGATGGACATACTCATCAATGGAATGTTTATTTGAAAGCTTATGATCATGAGGACATGTCAGTGTATGTAAAACgtgttcattttaaattgcatgagAGCTATGCTGATCCAAACCGAGTTTGTCATGCTCCACCCTATGGAGTGACAGAAACTGGTTGGGGAGAATTTGAAGTTGTgatcaaaatattctttcaagACAGCAATGAAAGACCCGTAACTATTTATCACTTCCTGAAGCTTTTTGATAGGGAAAAGGATGGTAATGTCAAAAATACGACAGTGCctgtaaattcagaattttacgATGAGCTTGTGTTTTGTGATCCTACTGTTAAAATGCACAGATTATTAAGTCACCCTAAACTAAGTACTCCAGAACAACAACATAATACTGATTATGAGGGGAAAAAGGTTCaagatttacaaaaagtattaacagctaagaaaaaagtgaaacaaGAAATTGATGAATTGAAAACAAGGCTTGCagaagcaaaagaaaatatccTGAAACTGAAATCTAATGTTTCTTCATAA